One genomic segment of Arcobacter porcinus includes these proteins:
- the rplI gene encoding 50S ribosomal protein L9 yields the protein MKVLLIKDVKSLGKAGEIKEVADGYGKNFLIAKGLALHATNEVLARHKAEQKRAALKEEEDIKNAKELAEKLNATKLTIKHKVGANDQLIGSVTNKEISEELENQFSIIIDRKNISIDTKIKHIGIFEVTCKLGFGINASLKIDIIAG from the coding sequence ATGAAAGTATTATTAATTAAAGATGTAAAAAGTTTAGGAAAAGCTGGAGAGATAAAAGAAGTAGCTGATGGATATGGAAAAAATTTTTTAATTGCAAAAGGTTTAGCACTTCACGCAACAAATGAGGTTTTAGCAAGACATAAAGCAGAACAAAAAAGAGCTGCATTAAAAGAAGAAGAAGATATTAAAAATGCAAAAGAGTTAGCAGAAAAACTAAATGCAACAAAATTAACAATCAAACATAAAGTTGGAGCAAATGACCAATTAATTGGGAGTGTTACAAATAAAGAGATAAGTGAAGAGTTAGAAAACCAATTTTCTATTATTATAGATAGAAAAAATATCTCTATTGACACAAAAATAAAACATATTGGTATTTTTGAAGTAACTTGTAAGTTAGGATTTGGAATTAATGCAAGTTTAAAAATTGATATTATTGCAGGTTAA
- the hslV gene encoding ATP-dependent protease subunit HslV, producing the protein MFHATTILAYKGKNSAVIGGDGQVSFGHTVLKGNATKIRTLYQGKILAGFAGSTADAFNLFDMFEAHLEACKGDLLKSVIAFSKEWRKDKYLRRLEAMMIVLNKEKIYILSGNGDVVEPEDGAIASIGSGGNYAISAARALAKHSNLSEEELVRESLMIAGELCIYTNQNIKILKLED; encoded by the coding sequence ATGTTTCACGCAACAACGATATTAGCATATAAAGGTAAAAATAGTGCAGTAATTGGCGGAGATGGACAAGTTTCATTTGGTCACACTGTTTTAAAAGGAAATGCTACAAAAATAAGAACTCTTTATCAAGGTAAGATTTTAGCTGGATTTGCTGGAAGTACAGCAGATGCTTTTAACCTTTTTGATATGTTTGAAGCACATTTAGAAGCTTGTAAAGGTGATTTATTAAAATCAGTTATTGCATTTTCTAAAGAGTGGAGAAAAGATAAATATCTTAGAAGACTTGAAGCTATGATGATAGTTTTAAATAAAGAAAAAATATATATTTTAAGTGGAAATGGTGATGTAGTTGAACCAGAAGATGGTGCGATTGCTAGTATTGGAAGTGGTGGAAATTATGCAATTAGCGCTGCAAGAGCTTTAGCAAAACACTCAAACTTAAGTGAAGAAGAGTTGGTACGTGAGTCTTTAATGATAGCTGGAGAACTTTGCATATATACAAACCAAAATATAAAGATATTAAAACTAGAGGATTAA
- the hslU gene encoding ATP-dependent protease ATPase subunit HslU: MDMTPRQIVAYLDDYIIGQNDAKKTIALALRNRYRRMRVEPKLQEEIMPKNILMIGNTGVGKTEIARRMAKIMGLPFVKVEASKYTEVGFVGRDVESMIRDLVYEGINLVTKEYEDKIKDKIDDEVIKKIIEKLVPPLPDSASDSAKESFIKTYNLMEKKLLNGDLDDKLIEIEIPKKAHVEILDSNIPFDMSSMQESLNKMLGSLNKEKIKKEVAIKDAKILLRGEASEGLLDTEAIKIEALKRCENGGIIFIDEIDKIASGKKNQGNDPSKEGVQRDLLPIVEGSSVHTKFGQIKTDHILFIAAGAFHVSKPSDLIPELQGRFPLRVELESLDEDALYKILTNTKNSLLRQYKALLAIEEVELEFDDEAIKAFAKYSVQANNKTEDIGARRLHTVIEKVIEDISFDADINRGSKVVVDSKLVSQKLEKIVENEDITRYIL, encoded by the coding sequence ATGGATATGACACCTAGGCAAATTGTAGCATATTTAGATGATTATATAATTGGACAAAATGATGCAAAAAAAACAATAGCATTGGCTCTTAGAAATAGATATAGAAGAATGAGAGTTGAGCCAAAACTTCAAGAAGAGATTATGCCAAAGAATATTCTTATGATTGGAAATACTGGAGTTGGTAAAACAGAAATAGCAAGAAGAATGGCAAAGATAATGGGTCTTCCTTTTGTAAAAGTTGAAGCTAGTAAATATACAGAAGTTGGATTTGTAGGAAGAGATGTTGAATCAATGATTCGAGATTTAGTTTATGAAGGTATAAATCTTGTAACAAAAGAGTATGAAGATAAAATAAAAGACAAAATTGATGATGAAGTTATAAAAAAGATTATTGAAAAACTTGTACCTCCACTTCCAGATAGTGCAAGTGATAGTGCAAAAGAGTCTTTTATAAAAACATATAATTTAATGGAGAAAAAGCTTTTAAATGGTGATTTAGATGATAAATTAATTGAGATTGAAATACCAAAAAAAGCACATGTAGAAATACTTGATTCAAATATCCCTTTTGATATGAGTTCAATGCAAGAAAGTCTTAATAAAATGCTTGGAAGCTTAAATAAAGAGAAAATAAAAAAAGAAGTAGCAATAAAAGATGCAAAAATTCTTTTAAGAGGAGAGGCAAGTGAAGGTTTACTTGATACAGAAGCTATAAAGATTGAAGCACTTAAAAGATGTGAAAATGGTGGAATAATTTTTATTGATGAGATTGATAAAATTGCAAGTGGCAAAAAAAATCAAGGAAATGATCCATCAAAAGAGGGTGTTCAAAGAGATTTACTTCCAATAGTTGAAGGAAGTAGTGTTCATACAAAATTTGGACAAATAAAAACAGATCATATTTTATTTATTGCAGCTGGTGCGTTCCATGTTTCAAAACCAAGTGATTTAATTCCAGAGCTTCAAGGAAGATTTCCGCTAAGAGTAGAATTAGAATCATTAGATGAAGATGCACTTTATAAAATATTAACAAATACTAAAAATTCGCTTCTTAGACAATATAAAGCACTTCTTGCTATTGAAGAAGTAGAGTTAGAGTTTGACGATGAAGCTATAAAAGCTTTTGCAAAATATAGTGTTCAAGCAAATAATAAAACAGAAGATATAGGTGCAAGAAGATTACATACAGTAATTGAAAAAGTTATTGAAGATATCTCTTTTGATGCAGATATTAATAGAGGTTCAAAAGTAGTTGTTGATAGTAAATTAGTATCACAAAAATTAGAAAAAATTGTTGAAAACGAAGATATTACAAGATATATCTTATAG